A region from the Acipenser ruthenus unplaced genomic scaffold, fAciRut3.2 maternal haplotype, whole genome shotgun sequence genome encodes:
- the LOC131736708 gene encoding keratin-associated protein 10-6-like — translation CCDLSVLYTTTCLSGVCCDLSVVYAITCLSGVCCDLSVLYAITCLCGVCCDLSVLYAITCLYGVCCDLSVLYTTTCLSGVCCDLSVLYTTTCLSGVCCDLSVLYTITCLYGVCCDLSVLYAITCLSGVCCDLSVLYAITCLSRVCCDLSVLYTITCLSGVCCDLSVLYAITCLSGVCCDLSVLYAITCLYGVCCDLSVLYTTTCLSGVCCDLSVLYAITCLSGVCCDLSVLYTTTCLSGVCCDLSVLYAITCLYGVCCDLSVLYTTTCLSGVCCDLSVLYAITCLSGVCCDLSVLYTTTCLSGVCCDLSVLYAITCLSGVCCDLSVLYTTTCLSGVCCDLSVLYAITCLSGVCCDLSVLYTTTCLSGVCCDLSVLYAITCLSGVCCDLSVVYTITCLSGVCCDLSVVYTITCLYGVCCDLSVVVHYTCLSGVCCDLSVLYAITCLSGVCCDLSVLYTITCLSGVWFEP, via the exons TGTGCTGTGACCTCTCGGTACTGTACACTACTACCTGCCTGTCTGGAGTGTGCTGTGACCTCTCGGTGGTGTATGCTATTACCTGCCTGTCTGGAGTGTGCTGTGACCTCTCGGTGCTGTATGCTATTACCTGCCTGTGTGGAGTGTGCTGTGACCTCTCGGTGCTGTATGCTATTACCTGCCTGTATGGAGTGTGCTGTGACCTCTCGGTGCTGTACACTACTACCTGCCTGTCTGGAGTGTGCTGTGACCTCTCGGTGCTGTACACTACTACCTGCCTGTCTGGAGTGTGCTGTGACCTCTCGGTACTGTACACTATTACCTGCCTGTATGGAGTGTGCTGTGACCTCTCGGTGCTGTATGCTATTACCTGCCTGTCTGGAGTGTGCTGTGACCTCTCGGTGCTGTATGCTATTACCTGCCTGTCTCGAGTGTGCTGTGACCTCTCGGTACTGTACACTATTACCTGCCTGTCTGGAGTGTGCTGTGACCTCTCGGTGCTGTATGCTATTACCTGCCTGTCTGGAGTGTGCTGTGACCTCTCGGTGCTGTATGCTATTACCTGCCTGTATGGAGTGTGCTGTGACCTCTCGGTACTGTACACTACTACCTGCCTGTCTGGAGTGTGCTGTGACCTCTCGGTGCTGTATGCTATTACCTGCCTGTCTGGAGTGTGCTGTGACCTCTCGGTGCTGTACACTACTACCTGCCTGTCTGGAGTGTGCTGTGACCTCTCGGTGCTGTATGCTATTACCTGCCTGTATGGAGTGTGCTGTGACCTCTCGGTACTGTACACTACTACCTGCCTGTCTGGAGTGTGCTGTGACCTCTCGGTGCTGTATGCTATTACCTGCCTGTCTGGAGTGTGCTGTGACCTCTCGGTGCTGTACACTACTACCTGCCTGTCTGGAGTGTGCTGTGACCTCTCGGTGCTGTATGCTATTACCTGCCTGTCTGGAGTGTGCTGTGACCTCTCGGTACTGTACACTACTACCTGCCTGTCTGGAGTGTGCTGTGACCTCTCGGTGCTGTATGCTATTACCTGCCTGTCTGGAGTGTGCTGTGACCTCTCGGTGCTGTACACTACTACCTGCCTGTCTGGAGTGTGCTGTGACCTCTCGGTGCTGTATGCTATTACCTGCCTGTCTGGAGTGTGCTGTGACCTCTCGGTGGTGTACACTATTACCTGCCTGTCTGGAGTGTGCTGTGACCTCTCGGTGGTGTACACTATTACCTGCCTGTATGGAGTGTGCTGTGACCTCTCGGTAGT TGTACACTATACCTGCCTGTCTGGAGTGTGCTGTGACCTCTCGGTGCTGTATGCTATTACCTGCCTGTCTGGAGTGTGCTGTGACCTCTCGGTGCTGTACACTATTACCTGCCTGTCTGGAGTGTGGTTTGAACCCTAG